From a single Mycolicibacterium moriokaense genomic region:
- a CDS encoding FUSC family protein produces MTSLRRRVVDLLRKRDPEFDALRRAARAAIVVPVAAAVGFAVGSGSQTPLLAIFGSVSLLILVDFPGNRASRALAYCGLGINGAVLITLGTLVSPHPAISVAVMFVLGVVVTFSGVFSEIIASGQRATLLTFVLPACTPVGPISERLLGWAIALAVCVPAALFLFPPRHHDELRRQATQVCTRLADALDGTGTAKDATRAMNALWESFLGADYRPVALTAGSRALVRVVDDLGFLSDRITDDTGHMLGDLKTPLIRVLRDCAAVLSIPEPSARASRGADLNSALAELRSIAQGRYREDIVEILEAPHDAAAVEVARKLLGRRTFSATVGVTGRIIRNAAEADARPVWARVLGRRLPPTGVADWVMPETTAVATITKGLLATRAVVLRNSVRTGLGLAAAVAVTHLFPLQNGFWVVLGAMSVLRSSALTTGTRVLRAVAGTAIGFLLGVVVIELVGVDPVVMWMLLPLVAFGSAFVPEVASFIAGQVAFTMMVLIIFNLIAPTGWSVGLIRIQDVIIGALVAVVVSLLLWPRGVRTRLSKVIDDAFAVGAEFLTAAVLRVTRGASEEATNRVIALSHDTLEASRTVDDAVRQYLSESSGAADVRAPVVRRANRAARLRAAAEQIADVVPPPHGVYVRTRAVLEAHTQAVCEVLAGRSRVLALQPISDDFTIALRAEATDDGLAVAAALPLVTAAAHIGELELLYPRSDSRHEYDVAVKRGGA; encoded by the coding sequence ATGACGAGCTTGCGGCGCCGCGTGGTTGACCTGCTCCGCAAGCGCGATCCCGAGTTCGACGCGCTGCGGCGCGCCGCCCGAGCGGCGATAGTGGTTCCCGTCGCGGCCGCAGTCGGGTTCGCTGTCGGAAGTGGTTCGCAGACACCACTTTTGGCGATCTTCGGCTCCGTGTCCCTGCTGATCCTGGTGGACTTCCCGGGAAACCGCGCCTCCCGCGCGCTCGCCTACTGCGGCCTGGGGATCAACGGCGCGGTGCTGATCACCCTCGGCACGCTGGTGTCGCCCCACCCCGCAATCAGCGTCGCGGTGATGTTCGTCCTCGGTGTGGTGGTGACGTTCTCGGGCGTGTTCAGCGAGATCATCGCCTCCGGCCAGCGCGCCACTCTGCTGACATTCGTGCTGCCTGCCTGCACACCGGTCGGGCCGATCTCCGAGCGGCTGCTCGGCTGGGCGATCGCGTTGGCGGTGTGCGTGCCCGCGGCGTTGTTCCTCTTTCCGCCACGCCATCACGACGAACTGCGCCGGCAGGCGACGCAGGTGTGCACGCGGCTGGCCGACGCGCTCGACGGCACGGGAACCGCCAAGGACGCGACGCGTGCGATGAATGCGCTGTGGGAGAGCTTCCTCGGCGCCGACTACCGCCCGGTCGCGCTCACCGCGGGCAGCCGGGCGCTCGTGCGGGTGGTCGACGACCTCGGCTTCCTTTCTGACCGGATCACCGACGACACCGGGCACATGCTGGGCGACCTGAAGACTCCGCTGATCCGGGTGCTGCGGGATTGCGCTGCGGTGCTCAGCATCCCCGAGCCGTCGGCACGGGCCTCCCGCGGAGCGGACCTCAACTCGGCACTGGCCGAACTGAGATCCATCGCGCAGGGTCGCTACCGCGAGGACATCGTCGAGATACTCGAGGCACCGCACGATGCCGCGGCGGTGGAGGTCGCACGGAAGTTATTGGGGCGCCGCACCTTTTCGGCCACGGTCGGCGTGACAGGCCGCATCATCCGCAACGCGGCCGAGGCCGACGCGCGTCCGGTGTGGGCCCGCGTCCTCGGTCGACGGCTGCCGCCTACCGGGGTCGCCGATTGGGTGATGCCGGAAACGACCGCGGTCGCGACGATCACCAAGGGGCTGCTGGCCACCAGAGCGGTGGTGTTACGCAACAGCGTGCGTACCGGGCTCGGGCTGGCGGCGGCCGTCGCCGTCACCCACCTTTTCCCGCTGCAGAACGGTTTCTGGGTGGTGCTCGGTGCGATGTCCGTGCTACGCAGCAGCGCGCTTACGACCGGGACGCGGGTGCTGCGCGCGGTCGCGGGTACCGCGATCGGCTTCCTGCTCGGTGTCGTCGTCATCGAGCTCGTCGGCGTCGATCCGGTCGTCATGTGGATGCTGCTGCCGCTGGTGGCGTTCGGTTCGGCGTTCGTGCCGGAGGTCGCGTCGTTCATCGCCGGCCAGGTCGCGTTCACGATGATGGTGCTGATCATCTTCAACCTCATCGCCCCGACCGGTTGGAGCGTGGGGCTGATCCGCATACAGGACGTCATCATCGGCGCGCTCGTCGCCGTCGTGGTGTCACTGCTGCTGTGGCCGCGCGGGGTGCGCACGCGGCTGTCGAAGGTCATCGACGACGCCTTCGCCGTCGGCGCCGAATTTCTCACCGCCGCGGTCCTACGCGTCACGCGAGGGGCCTCCGAGGAGGCCACCAACCGGGTGATCGCACTCAGCCACGACACCCTGGAAGCGTCACGCACAGTCGATGATGCTGTGCGCCAATATCTTTCGGAGAGCAGCGGCGCCGCCGACGTCCGGGCGCCCGTGGTCCGGCGGGCCAACCGGGCAGCCCGCCTACGCGCCGCGGCCGAACAGATCGCCGATGTCGTCCCGCCGCCACACGGCGTCTACGTACGGACCCGCGCTGTGCTGGAGGCACATACCCAGGCGGTGTGTGAGGTCCTTGCTGGACGCTCGCGGGTGCTCGCCTTGCAACCGATCAGCGATGACTTCACGATCGCGTTGCGCGCCGAGGCCACGGACGACGGGTTGGCCGTCGCGGCGGCCCTGCCGTTGGTCACAGCCGCGGCCCACATCGGCGAACTGGAATTGCTCTATCCGAGAAG